A single window of Aspergillus puulaauensis MK2 DNA, chromosome 5, nearly complete sequence DNA harbors:
- a CDS encoding diacylglycerol/lipid kinase family protein (COG:S;~EggNog:ENOG410PJ1H;~InterPro:IPR017438,IPR001206,IPR016064;~PFAM:PF00781;~go_function: GO:0003951 - NAD+ kinase activity [Evidence IEA];~go_function: GO:0016301 - kinase activity [Evidence IEA]) codes for MSEHTTPFGKTWFDCATTGDCVECVDANTKSQIIVPIEDILCIIPNNRRHAYGYTMLFIRKDDCFPNPTFNLEGVLLRSPPSTLLSGRLISDIPSHLDHSRNRNLRLHVVISTASGTGTANLYFNHTLQQLFDWIGVEQYEVHETKSPQTITELCHSLFIPQAEAGAPQTIILLSGDGGICDIIDSFYGTKKSICTMPSIVLIPEGTGNALASSIGLLAHPKAPLTALLRGKPYPLPVFVSTFSDGAKYVQDDPAQSPSIDEHPSLTIYGGIVASWGVHASLVADSDTVEYRKFGADRFKMAAEKLLFPPDGSETHEYSGTITLIRKADQHNIDHEETLEHKKHMYVLATLVSNLEKGFMISPESAALDGSLRMLRFGPMEPQQAMALLSAAYRNGQHVQYDEVMYSEIEEFKIDFHEAEKRWRRVCIDGRVVVVEDKGWMRVRKERRRLVNILLPEPM; via the coding sequence ATGTCAGAACATACCACCCCTTTTGGCAAAACCTGGTTCGACTGTGCCACCACTGGTGACTGTGTTGAGTGCGTTGACGCCAACACCAAAAGCCAAATAATCGTACCGATCGAGGATATACTCTGTATAATCCCCAACAACCGcagacatgcatacgggtaCACAATGTTGTTCATTCGAAAAGATGACTGTTTCCCCAACCCTACATTCAACCTTGAAGGAGTACTTCTTAGATCCCCACCGTCTACACTGCTATCTGGTCGATTAATCTCAGATATACCGAGCCACCTCGATCATTCAAGGAACAGAAATCTCAGGTTGCATGTCGTCATTTCCACGGCCTCTGGAACGGGCACGGCGAACTTATACTTCAACCACACATTACAACAACTCTTCGACTGGATTGGGGTCGAACAGTACGAAGTCCATGAGACAAAGTCACCTCAGACCATAACTGAATTGTGTCATTCATTGTTCATCCCGCAGGCTGAAGCGGGTGCCCCACAGACCATCATTCTTCTCTCCGGAGACGGCGGAATTTGTGATATTATTGATTCATTTTACGGTACCAAAAAAAGCATCTGTACTATGCCGAGCATAGTACTCATCCCAGAAGGAACCGGAAATGCGCTGGCAAGTTCCATAGGACTGTTGGCTCACCCCAAAGCTCCACTGACTGCATTACTCCGCGGGAAGCCCTATCCTCTTCCTGTTTTTGTTTCTACCTTCTCGGATGGTGCGAAATACGTCCAAGATGACCCAGCCCAGTCTCCATCAATCGATGAACACCCCTCCCTAACGATATATGGCGGTATCGTTGCAAGCTGGGGCGTCCATGCCTCGCTAGTTGCAGATAGCGACACTGTCGAATATCGCAAATTTGGTGCAGACAGATTCAAAATGGCTGCAGAAAAGCTCCTTTTCCCACCAGATGGCAGCGAGACCCACGAGTACTCCGGGACGATTACGCTGATTCGGAAAGCTGACCAACACAATATTGACCATGAAGAGACTCTAGAGCACAAGAAACACATGTATGTGCTTGCAACGTTAGTATCAAACCTAGAGAAGGGTTTTATGATATCCCCGGAGTCTGCTGCCCTAGATGGCTCTCTAAGAATGCTCCGCTTCGGACCAATGGAACCCCAGCAGGCAATGGCCCTGCTATCTGCGGCATATCGGAACGGCCAACACGTTCAGTATGACGAAGTCATGTACTCCGAAATCGAAGAATTCAAAATCGACTTCCATGAGGCAGAAAAGAGGTGGAGACGTGTGTGCATCGACGGTAGAGTGGTAGTTGTGGAGGATAAAGGTTGGATGAGGGTAcggaaggagaggaggcgTTTGGTGAACATTCTTTTACCAGAACCAATGTAG
- the HEM2 gene encoding porphobilinogen synthase HEM2 (BUSCO:EOG092630N3;~COG:H;~EggNog:ENOG410PFRX;~InterPro:IPR030656,IPR001731,IPR013785;~PFAM:PF00490;~go_function: GO:0003824 - catalytic activity [Evidence IEA];~go_function: GO:0004655 - porphobilinogen synthase activity [Evidence IEA];~go_function: GO:0046872 - metal ion binding [Evidence IEA];~go_process: GO:0033014 - tetrapyrrole biosynthetic process [Evidence IEA]) — MSFSNLVSDLALRDNYEDRNSQISNTRSQATARSYTSTAATSVSISGDISSQLHSGYSHPLSRSWQAERQLTKESLIYPLFITDNPDEETPIPSLPNQHRRGLNRLIPFLKPLVLKGLRSVILFGVPLHPAAKDALGTSADDPAGPVVQAIRLLRSRFPELYIVTDVCLCEYTSHGHCGILREDGTLDNTQSVDRISDVALAYATAGAHCVAPSDMNDGRVRAIKLKLIEAGLAHRVLLMSYSAKFSGCLYGPFRDAAGSCPSFGDRRCYQLPPGGRGLARRAIQRDMGEGADIIMVKPASSYLDIIRDARELAKDIPIAAYQVSGEYAMIHAGAKAGVFDLKSMAFESTEGILRAGAGIIVTYFAPEFLDWL; from the exons ATGTCCTTCTCAAACCTGGTTTCCGACCTTGCGCTGAGGGACAACTATGAAGATCGGAATTCCCAAATTTCGAACACACGATCTCAGGCCACCGCTCGATCATACACTAGTACCGCAGCCACGAGTGTCAGTATTTCTGGGGATATTTCGAGCCAGCTTCATTCGGGCTACAGTCATCCGCTCAGCAGGTCATGGCAAGCCGAGAGGCAATTGACCAAG GAGTCGCTAATATATCCTCTTTTCATTACCGACAATCCGGATGAAGAGACGCCCATCCCGTCACTACCTAACCAGCATCGTCGAGGATTGAATCGTTTAATACCCTTTTTAAAACCGCTTGTTCTCAAAGGACTGCGATCAGTTATCTTATTTGGCGTACCCTTACACCCAGCTGCTAAAGATGCCTTGGGAACCTCCGCGGACGACCCTGCCGGTCCCGTTGTCCAAGCAATTCGCCTTCTCCGGTCACGCTTTCCCGAATTGTACATTGTGACCGACGTCTGCCTTTGTGAATACACGTCTCATGGTCACTGTGGGATATTACGTGAGGATGGTACGCTTGATAATACGCAATCTGTTGACCGTATCTCGGATGTTGCTTTAGCGTATGCAACTGCTGGGGCGCACTGCGTCGCGCCTTCCGATATGAACGACGGGAGGGTCCGAGCTATAAAACTCAAACTGATTGAAGCTGGCCTGGCGCACCGTGTGCTTCTTATGTCCTATAGTGCTAAGTTCAGTGGTTGCCTCTATGGCCCGTTCCGTGATGCAGCCGGTTCCTGCCCGTCCTTCGGGGATCGCAGGTGCTACCAACTTCCTCCCGGTGGCCGCGGACTTGCACGGAGGGCCATTCAAAGAGACATGGGCGAGGGTGCAGATATCATCATGGTAAAACCAGCAAGCAGCTACTTGGATATCATAAGAGATGCAAGAGAGCTCGCAAAGGATATTCCAATTGCCGCATATCAAGTCAGTGGTGAATATGCCATGATACATGCTGGAGCTAAGGCTGGAGTCTTTGACTTGAAATCGATGGCCTTTGAAAGTACAGAAGGAATCTTACGCGCTGGCGCCGGGATTATTGTGACCTATTTCGCACCTGAATTTTTAGATTGGCTCTAG
- the CAS91 gene encoding maltose acetyltransferase (COG:E;~EggNog:ENOG410PHH7;~InterPro:IPR024688,IPR036864,IPR011004,IPR001451, IPR001138;~PFAM:PF00172,PF14602,PF00132,PF16628,PF12464;~go_function: GO:0000981 - DNA-binding transcription factor activity, RNA polymerase II-specific [Evidence IEA];~go_function: GO:0008270 - zinc ion binding [Evidence IEA];~go_function: GO:0016407 - acetyltransferase activity [Evidence IEA];~go_process: GO:0006355 - regulation of transcription, DNA-templated [Evidence IEA]), whose translation MNTIAASSVMNDQESEKNSRVDHSPSRFTAVNGREAPAAVTTFGGSSIDGDGRDSIEAWSHGGYDPSTRQEERSKENGEPGNDIDEQQSQRSTSDGASNSTNHTKRKRSETDEQDDDLHAPHRAPRSPIQPTDGPTEHHSQPGAPNGIMGSQNETESKHTTPQGHTRLDEGENNRKLSTNTSWHEYDSQLLNQSQRTQQIDASDAQLAEALQRDAQGPDITQKTWDSVNRPVERAISNEQTAAPFPQDRPQNPVQIAPKRKRVFSNRTKTGCMTCRRRKKKCDEQHPACNNCIRGGFICEGYSSRSTWQKPSTTKTPIPLQSKDGYPDIGGQYVHDINQHDRQQSLVEPLEPGKIRPIIVDDEARPTAQFNTTSPTGVGPSRSSWSKRTWPSASHPSYITDSLPKSDFREVPSIHELSREGHAKNDYQLVPPIRELAHSGHTKTNVPLFQGGIDQRPAQTSNIDTSTPQAQARMALNIEHQLSGRAVSNEETEKDKMLRGDLYRPFDVLLVEERDRCRTALWRFNNACNPVSGLSAKEQNRLLKEILVPHPCINSSGVTSPRPAGSIGQGAVVEAPFHCHYGYNIHVGEDVMVSESCLFVDDLPVSIGAHTWIGPRVTVLTTMAHANMQERKGSQSRYQGRPVTIEEDCYVGAGCTIYPGVRLRRGAYVAPGEVVKSDIVAYGFQGLKPSYM comes from the exons ATGAACACAATCGCGGCATCATCAGTGATGAACGACCAGGAATCTGAAAAGAATTCCAGGGTAGACCATAGCCCCTCGCGATTCACGGCAGTGAATGGGAGAGAAGCTCCTGCGGCAGTTACCACTTTTGGTGGCAGTTCTATCGACGGAGACGGTCGTGATTCCATTGAAGCCTGGTCTCATGGTGGGTACGACCCGTCTACTCGCCAGGAAGAAAGATCAAAGGAGAATGGGGAACCCGGTAACGATATAGATGAACAACAGTCACAGCGTTCGACATCCGACGGCGCTTCTAATTCTACAAACCACACTAAACGGAAGAGATCGGAAACAGACGAGCAAGACGACGATCTCCATGCACCACATCGCGCTCCGAGAAGTCCTATCCAGCCCACAGATGGCCCCACAGAACATCACTCACAACCAGGCGCCCCCAATGGGATTATGGGGTCCCAAAATGAGACCGAGTCCAAGCACACAACCCCTCAAGGTCACACCAGGCTAGATGAGGGTGAAAACAACCGGAAGCTCTCCACGAATACTAGCTGGCATGAATATGATTCTCAACTTTTAAACCAATCACAGCGGACGCAGCAAATTGACGCTTCGGACGCCCAACTAGCGGAGGCACTTCAACGCGATGCGCAAGGGCCCGATATCACTCAAAAGACCTGGGATAGCGTCAATCGTCCTGTCGAGAGGGCTATATCAAACGAACAGACGGCCGCACCTTTTCCCCAAGATCGTCCACAGAACCCCGTGCAAATTGCACCCAAGAGGAAGCGCGTCTTCAGCAATAGAACTAAGACAGGTTGCATGACTTGCCGAAggcggaaaaaaaaatgcgATGAACAACATCCAGCCT GCAACAATTGTATTAGAGGTGGCTTCATCTGCGAAGGATATTCGTCTCGAAGCACGTGGCAGAAGCCATCCACAACGAAAACACCGATCCCACTACAATCAAAGGATGGTTATCCGGATATTGGTGGACAGTATGTACATGACATCAACCAGCACGATCGGCAGCAAAGCCTAGTAGAACCACTAGAACCGGGGAAAATAAGGCCCAtaattgttgatgatgaagcccGCCCCACAGCGCAGTTCAACACTACCAGTCCCACGGGGGTTGGTCCTAGCCGGAGCTCATGGTCAAAGCGAACTTGGCCAAGTGCAAGCCACCCCAGTTATATTACAGATTCCCTGCCAAAATCTGATTTTCGAGAAGTACCTTCGATCCACGAATTGTCTCGTGAAGGACACGCCAAGAATGATTATCAACTCGTTCCGCCGATTAGGGAGCTTGCACATAGTGGGCATACGAAAACTAATGTCCCACTCTTTCAAGGTGGAATCGACCAGCGACCAGCACAGACTAGTAATATTGATACCAGCACCCCCCAAGCTCAAGCCCGAATGGCGTTGAACATTGAACACCAATTGTCTGGCCGTGCTGTCTCTAACGAggaaacagaaaaggatAAAATGTTACGCGGCGACCTTTACAGGCCTTTCGATGTTCTCCTCGTGGAGGAAAGGGACCGTTGTAGAACTGCACTTTGGCGATTCAATAATGCCTGCAATCCTGTTTCAGGGCTCAGCGCCAAGGAACAAAACCGTTTACTGAAGGAAATCTTGGTCCCTCACCCGTGTATCAACTCATCTGGTGTTACATCACCACGGCCTGCAGGCTCTATTGGTCAAGGTGCTGTGGTAGAAGCACCTTTCCATTGTCATTACGGATACAATATTCATGTTGGCGAAGACGTGATGGTATCTGAGAGCTGCCTCTTTGTCGATGATTTACCCGTTAGTATCGGCGCACACACGTGGATTGGCCCAAGAGTGACGGTTCTCACGACAATGGCTCATGCAAATAtgcaggaaaggaaaggcTCGCAAAGCCGCTACCAAGGCCGACCTGTTACAATCGAAGAAGATTGTTATGTCGGTGCTGGTTGTACAATTTATCCTGGTGTCCGTCTGCGGCGTGGAGCGTACGTTGCTCCCGGTGAGGTTGTGAAGTCTGATATTGTTGCCTATGGTTTCCAGGGCTTAAAACCAAGCTATATGTAA
- the CRM1 gene encoding exportin CRM1 (BUSCO:EOG09260ABY;~COG:U,Y;~EggNog:ENOG410PI0K;~InterPro:IPR016024,IPR011989,IPR014877,IPR040485, IPR041235,IPR001494,IPR041123,IPR013598;~PFAM:PF18784,PF03810,PF08389,PF18777,PF08767, PF18787;~go_function: GO:0005049 - nuclear export signal receptor activity [Evidence IEA];~go_function: GO:0008536 - Ran GTPase binding [Evidence IEA];~go_process: GO:0006886 - intracellular protein transport [Evidence IEA]) encodes MSVSIQELDTTVQAFYEGKGDLQKQAQQTLTEFKQNPDAWLIVGNILQESQYPQTKYLALQVLDDVIMTRWKVLPREQCLGIRNFIVNFIIENSKSEEKLRSERAFLNKLNLVLVSILKQEWPHNWPTFINEIVSSCHTSLSICENNMAILRLLSEEVFDFSQDQMTSVKARNLKTSMTQEFSSIFQLCSEVLNTANQPSLVKATLETLLRFLNWIPLGYIFETPVINTLLTRFLDVPEFRNVTLKCLTEIGGLQIGHPYNYDERLVHMFTETLTTVSKIIPLSMDLKQTYAKSNSRDQEFVLNLALFLCSFFSAHLNVVEKLPNRDYLTHAHFYLIRISQIDDREVFKICLEYWTRLVQELYEEMQQLPITDINPLVSMGVSGLSNGGAPHPTTLANYPLRKHKYEEVLSSLRTVMIEKMVRPEEVLIVENEEGEIIREFVKESDTIQLYKTIRECLVYLTHLDVIDTENIMIEKLAKQVDGTEWSWANCNTLCWAIGSVSGAMNEETEKRFLVTVIKDLLGLTEMKRGKDNKAVVASNIMYIVGQYPRFLKAHWKFLKTVVNKLFEFMHETHEGVQDMACDTFIKIANKCRRHFVALQPGENEAFIEEIVRNMRKITCDLSPQQVHTFYEACGHMISAQGQKGLQDRLIENLMSLPNSAWDTIIAQANQDPSILQDGETIKIVGNIMKTNVAACSSVGTYFYSQLGRIYHDMLSMFRASSQLINDAVARDGDIATKTPKVRGLRTIKREILKLIDTYVQKADDMEMVNANIVPPLLEAVLVDYNRNVPNAREAEVLSVMTTVIQKLHNLMEDKVPLIMESVFECTLEMINKDFHEFPDHRIQFFKLLQAINLHCFPALLKLDATQFKFVIDSCMWASKHDNREVENTGLTMCLELMNNMAETDVQTANIFFRQFYIPILQDVFFVLTDSDHKAGFKSQAGLLSRMFYFIEAGKIQDPIYTPEQAPIGTSNRDFLQKYVADLLQTAFKNLQEIQIKQFVIGLFTFNDDFNKFKTHLRDFLISLKEFVGDNAELYAEEREQALKDAKAAERDRAMRVGGLLKPSEMDHDDEL; translated from the exons ATGTCTGTCTCCATACAGGAGCTGGACACCACTGTCCAGGCATTTTACGAGGGCAAAGGCGATTTG CAAAAACAAGCCCAACAGACTCTAACCGAA TTCAAACAAAATCCGGATGCCTGGTTAATTGTGGGAAATATACTTCAAGAGTCACAATACCCACAAACCAAAT ACCTTGCGCTCCAAGTACTTGACGATGTAATCATGACACGATGGAAGGTTCTACCGCGGGAACAATGCCTAG GTATCCGCAATTTCATTGTTAATTTTATCATCGAGAACTCGAAATCCGAGGAAAAGTTAAGAAGCGAACGGGCGTTCTTGAACAAGCTTAACCTGGTCCTTGTTTCTATATTGAAACAAGAATGGCCGCACAACTGGCCAACCTTTATCAACGAAATTGTTTCATCATGCCACACAAGCCTCTCTATCTGCGAAAATAACATGGCTATCCTCCGGCTGTTATCTGAAGAAGTGTTTGATTTCTCTCAAGATCAGATGACGTCCGTCAAAGCAAGGAACCTGAAGACATCCATGACACAGGAATTCTCGTCAATTTTCCAACTGTGTTCTGAAGTTCTTAATACCGCAAACCAACCGAGCCTAGTCAAGGCTACATTAGAGACGCTTCTACGATTCTTGAACTGGATCCCTCTTGGGTATATTTTCGAGACGCCGGTCATAAATACTCTCCTGACCCGATTTTTGGACGTCCCCGAGTTCCGTAATGTGACCCTTAAGTGCCTCACAGAGATTGGTGGACTGCAAATTGGGCACCCATACAACTATGATGAGAGACTTGTTCACATGTTTACAGAGACTCTGACAACAGTATCAAAAATAATTCCGTTGTCCATGGACTTGAAACAGACCTATGCAAAGAGTAACTCGAGGGACCAAGAGTTTGTGCTCAACCTGGCATTATTCCTttgcagcttcttcagcgcgcATCTCAAC GTCGTTGAGAAATTACCCAACCGGGATTATCTCACGCATGCTCACTTCTATCTTATCCGGATTAGTCAAATCGACGATAGGGAGGTGTTCAAAATCTGTTTGGAATATTGGACTAGACTAGTGCAAGAGCTTTATGAAGAGATGCAGCAACTGCCGATTACAGACATCAACCCCTTGGTGAGTATGGGCGTGAGTGGTCTCTCCAATGGAGGAGCCCCACATCCGACTACCCTTGCAAACTATCCCCTCCGCAAGCACAAATACGAAGAAGTTCTGTCGAGTTTGCGCACCGTGATGATAGAAAAGATGGTCCGACCAGAAGAGGTTCTCATCGTTGAAAacgaagagggcgagattATACGCGAGTTTGTCAAGGAAAGCGACACAATCCAGCTGTACAAAACAATCCGCGAGTGCCTGGTGTATCTCACTCATTTGGACGTCATTGATACAGAAAACATCATGATCGAGAAGCTGGCCAAACAGGTTGATGGGACCGAATGGTCTTGGGCAAATTGCAATACCCTTTGCTGGGCAATTGGTTCAGTCTCCGGAGCCATGAATGAAGAGACCGAAAAGCGTTTCCTTGTTACCGTTATCAAGGATCTCCTTGGCCTCACAGAAatgaagagagggaaagacAATAAAGCTGTCGTGGCGAGTAATATAATGTACATCGTGGGGCAGTATCCGCGTTTTTTGAAGGCCCATTGGAAGTTCCTGAAAACAGTTGTTAACAAGTTGTTCGAATTCATGCACGAGACACATGAAG GTGTTCAGGATATGGCTTGCGACACgttcatcaagatcgccaaCAAATGTAGAAGGCACTTCGTTGCGCTACAACCAGGAGAAAATGAAGCCTTCATCGAAGAAATCGTCCGCAATATGCGGAAAATTACCTGTGATCTTTCACCACAACAGGTCCACACTTTTTACGAGGCTTGTGGCCACATGATATCGGCCCAAGGGCAGAAGGGTCTCCAGGACCGACTGATCGAAAATTTGATGTCATTGCCTAACTCTGCCTGGGACACCATTATCGCACAAGCCAACCAAGATCCTTCTATTCTCCAGGACGGAGAAACCATCAAGATTGTTGGAAACATAATGAAGACAAATGTTGCTGCTTGCTCTTCTGTTGGTACTTATTTCTACTCCCAACTAGGCCGCATATACCATGACATGTTGAGCATGTTTCGGGCCTCCAGTCAGCTCATCAATGATGCTGTAGCGCGTGATG GGGATATTGCGACAAAGACACCGAAAGTTAGAGGTCTTCGGACTATCAAGAGGGAAATCCTGAAACTTATCGATACGTACGTTCAGAAAGCAGACGATATGGAGATGGTCAACGCGAACATTGTTCCACCGCTTCTTGAAGCTGTTCTAGTGGATTATAACCGGAACGTACCCAACGCGCGCGAAGCCGAGGTCTTGAGTGTTATGACGACAGTCATCCAAAAGTTGCAC AACCTAATGGAGGATAAGGTGCCTTTAATTATGGAGAGTGTTTTTGAGTGTACATTGGAGATGATCAACAAGGATTTTCACGAGTTCCCCGATCACAGGATCCAATTTTTCAAATTATTGCAAGCGATTAACCTCCACTGTTTCCCCGCCTTGCTTAAACTAGACGCCACGCAGTTCAAATTCGTCATCGATTCTTGCATGTGGGCAAGCAAGCACGATAACCGTGAAGTTGAAAACACTGGTCTCACAATGTGTCTTGAGCTTATGAACAATATGGCTGAGACCGATGTACAAACGGCGAACATCTTTTTCCGTCAATTCTATATCCCAATCTTGCAAGATGTATTTTTCGTTCTCACCGACAGTGACCATAAAGCGG GGTTCAAGTCTCAGGCTGGGTTGCTCTCACGAATGTTTTACTTTATAGAAGCCGGCAAAATACAGGATCCCATCTACACCCCTGAACAAGCACCTATCGGGACCTCCAATAGAGATTTCCTTCAGAAATATGTGGCCGATCTCTTACAGACTGCCTTCAAAAACCTCCAGGA